From Alcaligenes faecalis, the proteins below share one genomic window:
- a CDS encoding DUF4153 domain-containing protein, with the protein MTAISLSSLQNRRTLTLCLAGAVLGLLEWVAFSNLMMAPAPREHIWVSLLLAVGIFGVASFTLLMHISVRKALLVSLGLGVASAALILQAQGGYAEVALFWRAPQMWVAMGLLATVTLPFLAILVEHPRDWADYRRLFELSWSMVCSWAVALFFCGLAWGVLMACHMLLSFVGIPLLGDVLLEPTVAAVVSGALVGAGLALASDSDGGYLSPILLLKLLRLLTPVLLVVMVVFIVALPWRTGEGLPLAALCVAAVLGASTLVSSVVADEDTNASATPLLRASARLLGFVMPVLAGVALWAIGERVAQYGWTPIRVLVTTAALVAAGYGLSYFWASCHPQNWMARVRRSNVGMALVLIVLAIIWLLRIGSPEAISAASQVARLEAGTLSADDFPDTEMRMYWGLPGQRAMDYVVEKNLLLGRSEEGSEEAVPDQELEVWNIGEDKARQMLLSSLPSSPADHPLRQSFIETYPGWDIAYLAKACETRTPGDHAGCLLVFVDLLPGETGDEAIVLSVNNPMNMGAVFVQTAEGGWEKATGFTPGLSLDNMGDVIDGIHAKGAVIEPAPFNVLTLPDGGFVGAAQRP; encoded by the coding sequence CTTTCTTCCTTACAAAACCGGCGGACGCTGACTTTATGTCTGGCCGGTGCAGTGCTGGGCCTGCTTGAATGGGTGGCCTTCAGCAATCTGATGATGGCGCCCGCGCCGCGTGAGCATATCTGGGTGTCTTTGCTGTTGGCGGTGGGAATCTTTGGTGTGGCCTCTTTCACCTTGCTGATGCACATTTCTGTGCGCAAGGCCTTGCTGGTGTCCCTGGGTTTGGGGGTGGCTAGTGCAGCGCTGATCTTGCAGGCGCAAGGGGGATATGCAGAGGTCGCCCTTTTTTGGCGAGCCCCGCAGATGTGGGTGGCAATGGGGCTGCTGGCGACCGTTACTCTGCCGTTTCTTGCCATTCTGGTAGAGCACCCACGGGACTGGGCTGATTACCGTCGCTTGTTCGAGCTTAGCTGGTCCATGGTGTGTTCCTGGGCGGTGGCCTTGTTCTTCTGCGGCCTGGCTTGGGGCGTGCTGATGGCGTGCCATATGCTGCTCAGCTTTGTCGGCATTCCCCTTTTGGGGGATGTGCTGCTGGAGCCTACGGTTGCGGCTGTGGTGTCAGGTGCTTTGGTAGGAGCAGGTCTGGCGCTTGCTTCGGACTCGGATGGCGGCTATCTGTCTCCGATTCTCTTGCTGAAGCTGCTGCGTTTGCTGACCCCGGTTTTGCTGGTGGTGATGGTGGTGTTCATCGTGGCCTTGCCCTGGCGCACGGGTGAAGGTCTGCCACTGGCCGCCTTGTGTGTGGCGGCCGTTCTGGGGGCCTCGACTCTGGTGTCTTCTGTTGTTGCGGACGAGGACACGAATGCCAGCGCCACACCGTTGTTGCGCGCTTCGGCCCGTTTGCTGGGCTTTGTCATGCCCGTGCTGGCAGGCGTTGCCTTGTGGGCGATAGGGGAGCGAGTTGCTCAATATGGTTGGACCCCAATTCGTGTTCTGGTAACGACGGCAGCGCTGGTGGCGGCGGGCTATGGTTTGAGCTACTTCTGGGCTTCCTGCCACCCTCAAAACTGGATGGCGCGAGTACGTCGCTCCAATGTGGGGATGGCGTTGGTTCTGATTGTGCTGGCCATTATCTGGCTGCTGCGCATTGGCTCTCCCGAAGCGATTTCGGCGGCTTCGCAAGTGGCTCGGCTGGAGGCCGGTACCTTAAGCGCGGATGACTTCCCGGATACGGAAATGAGAATGTATTGGGGGCTGCCAGGGCAGAGGGCCATGGACTATGTGGTCGAGAAAAACCTGTTGCTTGGCAGGTCCGAGGAAGGGTCTGAAGAAGCTGTGCCGGATCAGGAGCTGGAAGTCTGGAACATAGGTGAGGACAAAGCGCGGCAGATGCTCTTGAGCTCCTTGCCCAGCTCTCCGGCTGATCATCCTTTGCGTCAGTCTTTTATCGAAACCTATCCAGGCTGGGATATTGCTTATCTGGCCAAGGCTTGCGAGACTCGAACGCCGGGTGACCATGCCGGTTGCTTGCTGGTATTTGTGGATTTGTTGCCGGGCGAAACTGGAGACGAAGCAATTGTTCTGTCGGTCAACAATCCCATGAATATGGGTGCTGTGTTTGTGCAGACAGCAGAAGGGGGCTGGGAGAAGGCGACAGGTTTTACGCCGGGCTTGTCTCTGGACAATATGGGCGACGTTATTGATGGCATTCATGCCAAGGGAGCGGTGATTGAACCCGCTCCTTTCAATGTATTGACCTTGCCCGATGGCGGCTTTGTGGGGGCGGCTCAGCGCCCTTGA